DNA from Pseudomonas putida:
GGCCGAAGTGGCCGTTGTTCTCGACGCTGTACACCGCCTGGCTCAGCGAGCGCAGCATGACGGTCTGGATCAGATGGAAATCCGGGCGCCCGGCAATGCTCGCCAGCAGAGCCTGGTAGTCCTTCGGCGAAGGCTCCTTGCCCTTGTGCAGCGACAGACCGAGCTCACCGAGGAAGGCGCGCAGTTTTTCCAGGCGCTCCGGTGGCGGACCATCGTGCACACGGTACAGCGCCGGGACGCCGTGCTTCTGCAGGAACTCAGCGGTGGCCACGTTGGCCGCCAACATGCATTCCTCGATCAGCTTGTGGGCATCGTTGCGTACAGTCGGGCGAATTTCATCGATCTTGCGGTCTTCACCGAAGATGATGCGGGTTTCCTGGGTCTCGAAGTCGATCGCGCCACGGGTGTGACGAGCCGCTACCAGTGCCTTGTACAGGGCATAGAGGTGCTTGAGGTCGGGCAGTACCGCGCTGTACTCCTCGCGCAGAGCCTTGCCTTCGCGGGTACGGGCATGTTCGAGCATGCTGCTGACCTTGTTGTAGGTCAGACGGGCATGGGAGTGGATCACCGCTTCGTAGAACTGGTAGTCGACCATCTGGCCGGCCTTGTTGATGGTCATTTCGCAGACCATGGCCAGGCGATCGACATGCGGGTTCAGCGAACACAGGCCGTTGGACAGTTCCTCAGGCAGCATCGGAATCACGCGCTCGGGGAAGTACACCGAGTTACCGCGTTGCTGGGCCTCGACATCCAGGGCCGAGCCCAGACGCACGTAGCTGGAGACGTCGGCGATCGCCACGTAGAGGCGCCAGCCGCCCGAGAACAGCCGCAGCTTGCCCAGAGGCTCGCAATAGACGGCGTCGTCGAAGTCGCGCGCGTCCTCACCGTCGATGGTGACGAACGGAAGGTGGCGCAGGTCGATGCGCTTTTCCTTGTCCTTCTCTTCGACTTCGGAGCGGAACTTGCGCGCTTCCTTGATCACATCCTTAGGCCAGACGTGAGGAATGTCGTAGCTGCGCAGCGCGACATCGATCTCCATGCCTGGCGCCATGTAGTTGCCGATCACCTCGACCACATCGCCCTGGGGCTGGAAACGCGGGGTAGGCCAATGGGTGATCTTGATCTCGACGAATTGGCCGATCTTGGCGCCACCGTTACGCCCGGCGGTCACCAGCACTTCCTGCTGGATCTTCGGGTTGTCCGGGGTGACATAGCCAATACCACCTTCCTCGAAGTAGCGGCCAACCACACTCTCATGGGCACGGGAGATGATCTCGACCAGGGCACCTTCACGGCGGCCACGGCGATCGACACCGGAAACCCGGGCCAGGCCGCGGTCACCGTCGAACACCAGGCGCATCTGTGCAGGGCTCAGGAAGAGGTCTTCACTGCCGTCGTCAGGGATCAGGAAACCGAAACCATCGCGGTGGCCGGAGACACGACCGCAGATCAGGTCCAGCTTGTCTACCGGGGCATAGGTGCCGCGCCGGGTATAGATAAGCTGACCATCACGCTCCATGGCGCGCAGACGGCGGCGCAGGGCTTCGATCTGGTCTTCTTCGTGCAGGCCGAACTCGGCGGCCAGCTCTTCGCGGGCGGCCGGCTCGCCACGGTCGGCGAGACGCTGCAGGATCAGCTCACGGCTTGGGATGGGATTATCGTATTTTTCCGCTTCGCGAGCGGCCTCGGGATCGAGGGATTGCCAATCGGCCATCAGAAGGGGTTCACCTTGGGGTATATAGATAGGAATTCTGGCATAGGCGTATTGAAACCGGAAATGTCTGCCTTGGACAGCCCCAGCGGAGCGTCGAGATAGAGGCAATAGCCCTGCGGAATCAACAAGTTGAATTTTTTGAAATTTTTTTTGATCCGGGGCTTTACAGCCCTCAGGAGCGTCCGTATAGTGCGCACCACAACGACGGACAGCCGACGTTGTAGTTGAGATGAAACGCGATGTAAAGCATCATGTGACCTCGACGAAATGTGTGCCCAGGTGGCGGAATTGGTAGACGCGCTGGTTTCAGGTATCAGTGGCTTAACGGCCGTGGAAGTTCGAGTCTTCTCCTGGGCACCAAATATTTCGAGCGATAGATAGCAAATTGTCTGTCACTCAGCAACATGATTCATGCTGTAGATGTAAAAGCTTTGCCCAGGTGGCGGAATTGGTAGACGCGCTGGTTTCAGGTATCAGTGACTTAACGGTCGTGGAAGTTCGAGTCTTCTCCTGGGCACCATATAAAAACCCACTAGCTTGCTAGTGGGTTTTTTCTTGCCTGCGATTTAACCGCCCCCTCACCCGAGAACACCGACAAGCGCCACGCATCCTCCATCTCGGGGAAACCCGCCCCCCCGAAAATGGGCGCACGCCTTTTCGCCCTTTGTCTATTCATGAATTTCTCGCCACACGGCCACTTGAGAAACGATTTCGTTTACCATTGTTTCGAAATATGTAGCCGTAAGCGAGGAAGTACCCGCATGACGATCCGCCCGCAACTGCTGATGCGCAGCCTGGCCGCCGCCCTCTTCGGCCTGGTGATCGGCGCACCGGCCGCCTTGGCTGACGAACCGGTCACCCTGACCCTGTACAACGGCCAGCACAAGGAAATCGGCGAAGCTATCGCCAAGGCCTATGAGGCCAAGACCGGCATCCATATCAATATTCGCAAGGGCAGCAGCAACCAGCTGGCCAGCCAGATCATCGAGGAAGGCGATCGCTCGCCCGCCGATGTCATCTATACCGAAGAATCCCCACCCCTGAACAACCTGGGCGAACTAGGCCTGCTGGCAAAAATCGACGCAGCGACCCTGGACATGCTGCCCAAGGAATACGTCGGCGCCAACGGCACCTGGATGGGCGTGACCGCGCGGACCCGCATCGTGGTGTTCAACCCGAAGAAGATCGACGAGAAGGATCTGCCGCAAAGCGTGATGGACTTTGCCAACCCCGAATGGGATGGCCGTGTTGGCTACGTGCCCACCAGCGGCGCCTTCCAGGAGCAGGCCGTGGCCATCCTCAAGCTGCATGGCCGCGAAGCGACCGAGGAATGGCTCACCGGCCTCAAGGCCTTCGGCAAGGCCTATACCAACAACATGGTCGCCCTCAAAGCGGTGGAGCGCGGTGAAGTCGATACCGTGCTGGTGAACAACTACTACTGGTATGCCCTCAAACGCGAGCGCGGCCAGCTGGACTCCAAGCTCTACTACCTGGCCGACGGCGACGCCGGCAACCTGGTGACCATCTCCGGTGCTGGCGCAGTCAAGGCCAGCAAGCACCCGAAAGAAGCCCAGGCCCTGCTCAACTGGATGGCCAGCGAAGAAGGCCAGCGTGTCATCACCCAGACCACCGCCGAATACCCGCTGCATAAAGGCATGATCTCCGATCAAGGCCTGAAACCGTTCGAAGAGCTGCGCCCACCGAAGATCTCGCCGGCCGACCTTGGCAATGCCGAGGAAGCCTTGGAACTTGAACGCGAGGTCGGCCTGCTCTGATGACCGCCGCCCTGCCCCAGCCTGCCCTGGCGCGCTTCGTGCCACGCCGCAAGCGCCCCTCGATCTGGGTGATGCTGCCTGTCCTGTTCCTGGTGGCGATGAGCTTGCTGCCATTGCTCTATGTCGCCCTCAAGGCATGGCAAGCTGGCTGGCATGAAGCCTTTCGCCTGCTCTGGCGCCCCTTCGTCTGGGGGCTGCTGCGCAACACCTTGATGCTGATGGTGGGCGTCACGGTGGCCTGTCTGATCGTCGGACTGGCATTGGCCTGGCTGCTGGAGCGCAGCGACCTGCCCGGTCGTCGCCTATGGGGTGTGGTGCTGTGTCTGCCGTTTGCAGTGCCTTCGTTTGTCAGCAGCTTTACCTGGGTGTCACTGAGTTCGGACTTCGAGGGCCTGGGCGGGGCGATCCTGGTCATGGCGCTGTCCAAGTATCCGTTGGTATTCCTACCGGTGGCCGCGACGCTGCGCAACCTCGACACGTCTTTGGAAGAATCGGCGCGCACCTTGGGCTGCAGCCGCTGGGGCGTGTTCTTCAAGGTTACCCTCCCCCTGCTGTGGCCTTCGATGATCGGCGGTGCGCTGCTGATCGCCCTGCACATGCTGGTTGAATTCGGCGCCCTGTCCATCCTGGGCCTGCAGACCTTCACGACAGCGATCTACCAGCAATTCGAACTGGAGTTCAGCAACGCCAACGCGGCCATGCTCTCGGCGGTGCTGCTGGCGTTATGCTTGGCGATGCTCTGGCTGGAATTGCGCGTGCGCGGCAAAGCGCGCCATGTGCGAATCGGCCAAGGCGTGGCACGTCGTGGCCAACCAGTTCGCCTGCGAAGCTGGATGCCATTGGGGCAACTTTTCTGCC
Protein-coding regions in this window:
- the rnr gene encoding ribonuclease R, which produces MADWQSLDPEAAREAEKYDNPIPSRELILQRLADRGEPAAREELAAEFGLHEEDQIEALRRRLRAMERDGQLIYTRRGTYAPVDKLDLICGRVSGHRDGFGFLIPDDGSEDLFLSPAQMRLVFDGDRGLARVSGVDRRGRREGALVEIISRAHESVVGRYFEEGGIGYVTPDNPKIQQEVLVTAGRNGGAKIGQFVEIKITHWPTPRFQPQGDVVEVIGNYMAPGMEIDVALRSYDIPHVWPKDVIKEARKFRSEVEEKDKEKRIDLRHLPFVTIDGEDARDFDDAVYCEPLGKLRLFSGGWRLYVAIADVSSYVRLGSALDVEAQQRGNSVYFPERVIPMLPEELSNGLCSLNPHVDRLAMVCEMTINKAGQMVDYQFYEAVIHSHARLTYNKVSSMLEHARTREGKALREEYSAVLPDLKHLYALYKALVAARHTRGAIDFETQETRIIFGEDRKIDEIRPTVRNDAHKLIEECMLAANVATAEFLQKHGVPALYRVHDGPPPERLEKLRAFLGELGLSLHKGKEPSPKDYQALLASIAGRPDFHLIQTVMLRSLSQAVYSVENNGHFGLNYEAYTHFTSPIRRYPDLLVHRAIRSVIRSKIDTPHVKRAGAMSIPKARIYPYDENTLDQMGEQCSMTERRADEATRDVVNWLKCEYMRDRVGETFPGVITAVTGFGLFIELTDIYVEGLVHVSALPGDYYHFDPVHHRLSGERSGRSFRLGDTVEVKVMRVDLEQRKIDFEMSEASVNAPVGRKPAGAAGKKEAPGAEPAVVSEAKISPKPRSRKSEAAEAYFPKDAVQRNAEVRKSREMKKALMSEARHSHASGKSEKGAKASGKPTKHRKGPSKSGAPRKGKNKS
- a CDS encoding extracellular solute-binding protein — encoded protein: MTIRPQLLMRSLAAALFGLVIGAPAALADEPVTLTLYNGQHKEIGEAIAKAYEAKTGIHINIRKGSSNQLASQIIEEGDRSPADVIYTEESPPLNNLGELGLLAKIDAATLDMLPKEYVGANGTWMGVTARTRIVVFNPKKIDEKDLPQSVMDFANPEWDGRVGYVPTSGAFQEQAVAILKLHGREATEEWLTGLKAFGKAYTNNMVALKAVERGEVDTVLVNNYYWYALKRERGQLDSKLYYLADGDAGNLVTISGAGAVKASKHPKEAQALLNWMASEEGQRVITQTTAEYPLHKGMISDQGLKPFEELRPPKISPADLGNAEEALELEREVGLL
- a CDS encoding ABC transporter permease; translation: MTAALPQPALARFVPRRKRPSIWVMLPVLFLVAMSLLPLLYVALKAWQAGWHEAFRLLWRPFVWGLLRNTLMLMVGVTVACLIVGLALAWLLERSDLPGRRLWGVVLCLPFAVPSFVSSFTWVSLSSDFEGLGGAILVMALSKYPLVFLPVAATLRNLDTSLEESARTLGCSRWGVFFKVTLPLLWPSMIGGALLIALHMLVEFGALSILGLQTFTTAIYQQFELEFSNANAAMLSAVLLALCLAMLWLELRVRGKARHVRIGQGVARRGQPVRLRSWMPLGQLFCLALAVLGSGIPLAMLGYWLSVGSSAAFPITEIGKALLTSLSVSLGGAGFCVLLALPISFLVVRYKGRLAIWAERLPYLLHALPGLVIALTLVFFALHYVPALYQTSALLLLAYALLFLPLAQAPVRTALNKASPTLEEAARTLGASSLGAFCRVTLPIIFPALAAAFALVFLDAMKELTATLLLSPTGMTTLATEVWAHTANVEFAAAAPYAALLIVVSGLPVYLLTTRMYLNKA